The nucleotide window ATCGTGTGAGTTTTGGCAATGCATATGTTACTGGGATGAAGAAGGACCTTGACCTGAAGGGCAATGAGTTCAATCTAATCAACACATGCTTCACAATAGGTTACATCCTTGGTATGCTGCCTAATAACTTGATACTACTGAAGGTCCAGCCTCGACTATGGCTTAGTCTGTGTACTTTCCTTTGGGGCATCCTCACCCTTGCCATGTACCGCGCCAACTCTTTCCGCTATTGTTGCGCGATTCGGTTCTTCCAGGCGATCTTCGAAAGTTGTACGTTTAGTGGGACCCACTTGATTCTGGGCTCATGGTACCGGGAGGATGAGCTTCCTATCAGAAGCGCAATATTTACATCAGCGGGTCTAGTGGGTTCTATGACTAGCGGGCTAATGCAAGTTGCAATTTTTAATGCTATGGATGGTACTCGCGGACTTGCTGGCTGGCGCTGGCTATTCATAATAGATTTCCTTATTACCCTTCCAATCGCCGCTTACGGTTATTTATTCTTTCCTGGAACACCCGATCATACGATCCGAAGTGCTAAGACACTGCTGTTCAGCGAACAAGAGCTTAGATACGCCAAGAGTAGATTGCCGATTCGCGACGAAACTACCAGATTGGACTTTTCAGTATTTAAGCGGGTTCTAGGAAGATGGCACTGGTGGTTGCTCAGCTTTCTTTGGATCCTTGGTGGTGAGAACATCTCCTTCGCCTCCAATGTCACCTTTTCTCTGTGGTTAACCAACCAGGGTTATGATATTACCGCCCGTAACCACTATCCTATTGGCATATATGCTGTAGGGATTGCTGCAACATTCCTATTTGCTGCATACCTTAACAAGGTACGAATCGCACGCCATTGGCACATCGCCGTGATACTGGCAATGCTGTTATGCGTTGTCGCGATTCTCATAAGAGTGGATCCACTCAATCACGCGATGATGTTTACAGCGCAGTACTTAGGAGGCGTTGCATACGCCGGCCAGGCCGTATTCTTCTCTTGGGCCAACGTTATCTGCCACAATGATATTCAAGAACGGGCCATCGTTTTGGCCTCAATGAACATGTTCTCAGGTGCCGTAAATGCATGGTGGTCCTTGCTCTTTTACAGTGCTACACAGGTTCCACGCTTCAAAGAAGGTGCATACGCTTTGATAGCTACCAGTATTGGCAGTGCTATAATGTCGGTCATTATTCGCGTCTTACAAGTCCGTGAGGTAAAACACAGATTAAACAATTTATCCACACAACTAAATTACATAGATGCTAACACCGCGATAAGTGATGATGGAGAAGACGATGAAAACATCTATTTAGAGTATCCGTCTCTTCCTTCACCCAGTAGAGCTATTAAACAGTGATCAGCAGCACCCTTTATGACCCATTAAAACCAGGTCGTTAAAAAAGATATCATAAAGAAATATTAATAGTGACATGTTTTTATTATGAACTTTACGTTCATACATTCGTAACCACTTTGTTAACTCGAGATTTGGCTAGTAAGCTACATCGTAACCCTGGAAGCCATTGGTAATAGCTTAATAGTGATTTTTGGTGGTTTTGGTTATTATATCCGTTTCGGAAAAGCTTTTCATAGCACAGGCAGTCATTTACGTCCGTTAATACAGTATGCCATATAAACCCATATCAAAGCCTATCTCAGCCAGAGATGGCATTGGTCGGAGGCTTTATAAACTAAGGCTTGCATTGCTAAGTAAAAAGAGACGAAACCTACAATTTACACTAGGAGGCATTTTAGCGGGAATCGGGCTAGTTTTATATCTGATCTCAAACATAGTACTTGGCACTACACCTCCTGTTGCGCAGCCTCCAGCCAAGCATGGTTATTATTTTTATGAGATTGAGCTTCAGAAGCCTTACATTTTCCCAGAAGTCAACCACATCAATGTTTTAAGACAGATGGGTCTTAACCAGCTTTTTGTGCGGAGAATTGACGAGCATGGTAACAGCTTTTATATCTACAAAGAGAACGATCCTCCATTGACTGAAAAGAATAGGAAGGAAAATAGTGAAGCTACGATTGTAAAAAAAATGTTTTTGGATACCGGTAAGAAAACCTATAAGAAGGTTGTTGGTCACCCTGAAGTTGTCATTGTGAGCTTAGTTGATTTTGAGAGATATGACAAGGATACCGTGACACGGATCATTAAAAACCGTTATGATTATGCTTACAGACAGCAATACGGCATCTATGTTCGTTGGGCACAGGAATTTATTCCAATGGTTCAGCAACAAACTATTGATCAGAGCTATGAGTATATGAAGCCATTAATCATGAGAGCTGCTATGCATGCATTCCCACGTGCCAAATACTTCTGGTTTATAGATCAAGAGGGCTTGATTATGAACATGGACTTCTCTCTTGAGAAACATTTGTTGTCAGAGAAGGTGTTCAAAAATATTGTTTTGAAGGGTGTTCCGGTTATCAAAGATTCTACTATATTGACACACCGTGAATTACCTATGAGTAACGTTAAAATGATTATTCCGCATACACCTAATGGCCAAATTGAAACGAACTCTTTCATAATTACCCCAAGTCTATACGGAAAAGCATTCTTGGACTACCTTTCTGACCCCTTGATCAGAAACTACAAGTGGGAGCACTTTGGAGACAGTGTCGGTCACATGTTACAGTGGCATCCAAAAATGTTGTCAAGAACTGCCTTGATTAAACCTAAAGTCATATCTGCCGTATACGATCCAGCGGACAAGAACTCTGATCAAAAGAAGCCCGAAGACATAGAAAACTCTGCTACATATACCGATGATGATGTCGTTATACTATTTAAAGGTTGCCGCGAAAGGGGTACTTGTCCAGCTGAAATAGCGGAATTCTACGAAAAGTACTGAAGATCTTTGGCTCTTGTAGCTTCTGATCCCGGATAATCCACATACTCATTTCCCGCAGAACTTTCGTGAAATATATATAGAAGATACCCAAAGTTGGGTATGTACTTACATGGTACAGCAACAATTACATAGATATCATCAATTGATTAATTTCTAGAACCTTATTATGGATCGATTGGTTTAGCTTGGCGTCAGTCACTTAAGCTTCCGCGGTATGTGCTGAAAAAGTCAGTTCATGATGACACGGTTGATCATCCCCCTATTATAGTAAAACTCAAAGGGAGAATTGAAACAAAGGTGAACGAGAGCTGATAGCTAGGTATTTTAAGTGAAATTAATTGTACTTGATCTTAGAGGATGGAAAAATAGTCTACAAGCTGGGAAAGGGGTCTATCATTATAGTAATACAACAGTATTAAATCTTTGATGCATCATCCTTAAAAGATCAAGATACTGTAAAATTTATCCCAAATACTGGTTAGGAATGCAAATTGAGCGCTTGATATCCCTAGAGCCCATTCATTACCAAGTTTTACTGTCATTAAGGAAATTTTTATGTTCGGTTAATCACCAGGTTTCGCAGGTTTGCCCTGTAAGCCGATTCAACCAAGCCTTGGACTTGCTAGTTGATCAGATACAACTAGTTCTTTTCCAGCATAGGCAACTGGAGAAGTATATTGGCAATAGAGTCATTGATAAGGATAAGTTAAATGTATATATGCAGCGGAAACTGCTTGGATTAGAAAAATGCGGGATGATTTTAAACAGTTGCTTGGATTTACTGTTTGGTAGAACCCTGGGGTACCATCCACTAAGTTTAAatttgatgatgatggaATTCGTGCTTAAAATCTATTCAAATCTACGGCAACTAGCAGAAGTGATCAATTGCCAGCGAATCGACAATATGTTGTATAGATTTGAGTGCCAACTAGTTAAGACTTGGAACTATGTCTCAGGAACTAGGCTTCTATTCGACAACGTAAGAGATTTGCATTCGCCTAATTTTGATTTCATTAGTCCTCCTCTCCTTAAAATCAATCAAATTGCGAAGAGGGGGTTCTTCAGATTAAGCATTCCAGTGCTAAACTACGAGCATTTGTTGGTTGATGTATGTCAGTTGCATTCTGGGGAGCTGGTTGTCTTCAAAATTTTGGAACAGCAACTACCATATTCTGTTGGAAATAGCAGTAAGTTATTAAGTGATCTAATTGAGGGGATTGTAAATGTGTCAAGTATCGGCCGTTCTTTACTGTTCTATCCTGTTAGGAAAGCCGACTTCAATATTGTGCGAGAAATTGAAAATGGGTTTGAGTTACAGCTCTGTAAGAGGAGCAATCTGCGACTGCAATTGGTGTCATTGAATTCTCATGAATGGTCAAAATTCTGGAGAAATAATCTAATACTGCTTTTTGACAACACTTGGACCGCAGTACCCATGCAGTCAACCCTAGCATGCACAAAAAATACATCTCATGTACTCCAAAAGTTTAGGCTTAAACATGAGAAATTGCATCGACTATGCCCTCCCGGCTGCATTGGCTTGGGGCTAGAATTACCGTTTTCTCCACGACCCCAGATAGCGAGCGGCGGAATTAGCGAAATTACCGTCCCCTTCTATGAGCTCCAACTCGCAAACTTGTCGCAAACTTTGCTTGCTTCGTCAACTTCATCGTTGGAAGAATGCTCAATTAATACGAGTGCTCTATCTATCAATCTTGCCTATAATAATTATGCTACTATGAGTGACTCGGAGCCTGAGGGTTGCTAGTTGGCTATCACAAACACATTGCAAGGCGTATTCAAATATAGACTGTAGTGCAGCCAACAATAAATTGTGTTGTATTATACATATGTAAAGTTCTTAACGATTGGTCATTTTATCGGTTTACATTCTGCATGAAATTCAAGATTATTCCTTGTATGCAACCATTGCAGCAGCGTTAATATTTCTTCTAATGTCACGTTTCTCAACATCATGTGTATCCTCAACCTCTCCCCATTTTTCCACTTGATAAATAGTTTCTAATGTAGCTGCCTGTGCAATTTCTTCCATAGTGATGGGAAGCATCTCGCTCTTCGTTGAGGACTTATTCTCTAGTAACAACATCCCACAGATGAACGATTTTGTAGTCAAAACGGTCTTCTCAAAAACAGCAACATCCCAGACATCTAATTGTTTAAGATAGTTTCTAGCTGCCGTCCGCACTGCTTCTGTCTGCTTGTTTCCTGTTAGACCGTGAATGTCGGCATCTAAAAGCTGTAATCTAATAGGCTCCTCACTGAATTTACCGAGAAGTTGCTCTACTCTGGAAATAATAGGAATGTACATCTTCTCCTGAGCCTTTCTCAATCTTCCTTCGTACTCTGCCTTAGGAGACAGACATAGCAAGGTATCAGTGTCAAGGTAGCGTAACAGCATCTCGCACACCACAGTGCGGTCACCACCAACCTTAGCAACAACATCAGGGTCCGTACCTGCTTCACTAGCTTGTGCTAAATCAATGCAACGGGATACAATCGAAGTCAGTGGAAGAGAATGAGGTTTAATCGATAAATCTGGTAAATTTGCCCACTCATCACGTAACATATGCGCCAACGTGCGACGGTTCGAAGAAACGCGCAAAGGATTCCCTAAAGGAGTGCGGATTGGTTTATTATCAATTTGCACAGTCACTTGTCCATCAACTGTTTCCAATCCTACGGTTTCCCAAAACTTCGTAAGTGTTTTTGAAAGTCTGTTCGTTTCGGTCTTCAAGTTATTCTCAGCTGACCGGTCAATACCCAGCGAATTTCCTAGCCTTCTGCAGCTATGAAGTGATCTACCAGTAGCCAGCGCATACCTAACAAGTTTCCGTTGCATCTTTTGGCTAATTCTTTTATGTCTATAATTTCTAAGGTAATGAGAGTAGTTAGGTTTTCTTTACATGTTGAAGATGTTGAAAAGTTATACGAGGTAACTACTTCAACACCGAACTACCAATAGATACCCTTTAGTCACCCAAACATGTCTTCCAACGATAAACTGATACAGGAGATTGCTGCTGGTGTAAGGTCTGCCAAGGCCGAGTTGGATTTGGTAGTTGCTCACTTGAATCAGATGCAAAGTCGAAAGGAGCTAGCACAAATAACATCAAAAGAACTAGCATCGTATCCAGTGGATGATATATGGAGGTCCTGTGGCAAGATGTTCATGCTACAGAAGAAGGACACTTATACTGAGGAGCTTAAGAAAGATGAGACTGCAATTGACGGCCAAATTAGTGCCCTAAAAGTGAAGAAGCACTACTTGGAGACTACCGCTCACAACGCAATGGAAGCTTTACAGAAAGCTGTGCAACAGAAATAACCCAAATTAATGTAGAGATACATATAAACGTATGTGTATATATTTGCTAATAAAAATACATGACTTTGTACTGGAGTTTAGCAATGAAAGCGATAGGAGCGGAAGTCTGGATGTTACCTATACTGCACTGTACCCTCCTCTGGAGGAAGAATTGCTGTTGACGACTTTCCCAACCAATTCTCTAGCGAAATCTGGTAAGGAAGTTAGGAGATTGCCAGAACGGTCTGTAAATTCTTCGCGGAAGTCTTGCAGACTACCGTTCCTTGTGTTAAGATATGATACGACCaataaatatattacaGTGAACAAAATCGCATACAAAAACAACCAAAGAATCCATGATCCAAAACCACCATGCTTGGGAGATGCTGTATTGTCTTTTTTGAAACAGGAAGATGGCCCACTGATATCTATTGACAATGAGTTTGGTTTATCCCACTTGACTACCTGTACCTCACCGCCCCCTTCTTTCTCGTTACACACAAAATTCAAGTGAGCTTCAACAGCCTGAGCACCCCACTGGACCGCTGGGAAGTAAACTGAAAACGCGTCTTGCGAAGTTGTTATTTTAATGTCATTGTTGTTAGAAAAGTTGATGACTTCCGTCACTACTGGTTCAGTATCCTGCAGTTTTACTTCCTTTCGATAACAGAATATACTGCCATCATCGCACTCCTTAGGCTTTTTATCTTCATGTGTAGAACATAGATCGATCCATATTAGCTCGCGTGTAGAACTTGGAGGTGTTTCCGTATCCGTATAACCTTCTACAATCCTATCAACGTTGTAGCGCGAAAGGGTTTTTAAACAGTCAATGCAATCAGCAGTTTGAGCAAGGGCCACACATAAGAGAGCTATTACACTATATCTCATTGGTCCGAATTTATTACTCCTTTATATCACTCCGTCTATGCTTACTCTCTGTTAATGTAGTGTTGTCGTTTAACTGTTGTGCTTTAAATGAAAGGGTGGCGGTAAATAACACTCAAATACGTCGATAATGGCCGACGGATTACATAACACCCACGACTGTTGAACCCGTACATCCGCATAGAGAAGATAAACCCACACACATAGAACAATTTTCTTGAGCGTTGATTTTCATCCGCTTAGACGAAGTGGGCTCGGCTATTCTCTGCCTGGCTTCTCTGCCTAGCGCCAACGTGTCTGTCCTGGCTCAGGCTGGCTCCAGACCGTTAGACAGGGCGGTGGGTCGGCCGGACTAGCTTCACCCGTCCACGCCGAACTGTCTACGCGGATTCACCCACCATACGGTACCCAACCATCACTGGTTACAAGAGATATACCTGATATTGCCCGCATTTAAACATACTTACAGACAGAACTGACAAAGACGACGATATAATGGCTAGATACGGTGCTACCTCCACTAACCCAGCTAAGTCTGCTTCCGCTCGTGGTTCTTACTTGAGAGTTTCCTTCAAGAACACCAGAGAGACTGCTCAAGCCATCTCCGGTTGGAACCTACAAAAGGCCCAAAAGTACTTGGAACAAGTCTTGGACCACCAAAGAGCTATTCCATTCAGAAGATACAACTCTTCTATTGGTAGAACCGCTCAAGGTAAGGAATTCGGTGTCACCAAGGCTAGATGGCCAGCTAAGTCTGTCAAGTTTATCCAAGGTTTGTTGCAAAACGCCGCTTCCAACGCTGAAGTCAAGGGTTTAGATGCTACCAAGTTGTACGTTTCTCACATTCAAGTTAACCACGCTCCAAAgcaaagaagaagaaccTTCAGAGCCCACGGTAGAATCAACAAGTACGAATCCATGCCATCCCACATTGAATTGGTTCTAACTGAAAAGGAAGAAGCTGTTGAAAAGGCTACTGAGAAGAAGGTTGTCAGATTGTCTTCCAGACAAAGAGGTAGATTGGCTAACCAAAAGAGAATCACTGCTTAAATTTTGTCACTGATAGTTTTATAAATTTACTCTAGCATATCTCTTTTTGTTGTGCTTACCATTTCACTGTATAATCTAACGCACAAAATATGCAAATAACTTTTTGTTGAACTATATTTATCGATTGCTCCGCTGTTATATACCTGTCGGACTTATCTGTACATATGTTACTTTATTTACGCTGGTACAGTGCTGCCCGATGAGCGTATGACATATAACGACATCATCATGACTAGGGCGTGTAGGCCAAAGCAGTAGAACAGAAACAACATCCTTGTTGTTTTGTTGGCTAGAATCTTAGTTGCCAGGGTCAAGAAAACCTTTTCGAGGGGAGACATCTTTCTTGAGTGGTACCTTCTTTGCTCCAGCTTCTTGAAGTTGGCCAATGGATGCAAGGACTCCTCGTAGCTACTTGCATACTGTGCTTCTACATCGGAAGATGCAGACTGTGGGCGAGAGGTAGAATTGACCTTTGAATATGAAGATAAGTATCTAATACGTTCATATAGCTTTTGATTATCCTTCTTCAAGCGCTGGATTTCCAGTCCTAATTTGCCCTGGTCTAGAGATTTTTGCTTCACTTGACGCTCCAATTCCATGTTTTTATTACGTATTCTATCCCTCTGCTGGACGACAATTGGTAAGATGGAGTCCGTTGTAGTCGTAGAACTGACAGCTAATTGTTCACCGTCCTCAGGTATTCCAAAGATGGATGAACTAGGTGATATCCTGCCCGTTCTATTTGTAATCTGCCTGGTTACTCCTGAGATCATACTAGCTGTGTCGCTAAATCTGGTGCTGACATCATCAATCTTCCCTAAATCTGCTTCTAGCTTTGCATTGAGATCCTCCAATTCGAACACTTGC belongs to Eremothecium sinecaudum strain ATCC 58844 chromosome IV, complete sequence and includes:
- the FEN2 gene encoding Fen2p (Syntenic homolog of Ashbya gossypii AEL143W; Syntenic homolog of Saccharomyces cerevisiae YCR028C (FEN2)) — its product is MAIPIKLRRSSSGATSRTSNATEKPGFTEPKINERHLLLKIDIFVLSFVCLQYWINYVDRVSFGNAYVTGMKKDLDLKGNEFNLINTCFTIGYILGMLPNNLILLKVQPRLWLSLCTFLWGILTLAMYRANSFRYCCAIRFFQAIFESCTFSGTHLILGSWYREDELPIRSAIFTSAGLVGSMTSGLMQVAIFNAMDGTRGLAGWRWLFIIDFLITLPIAAYGYLFFPGTPDHTIRSAKTLLFSEQELRYAKSRLPIRDETTRLDFSVFKRVLGRWHWWLLSFLWILGGENISFASNVTFSLWLTNQGYDITARNHYPIGIYAVGIAATFLFAAYLNKVRIARHWHIAVILAMLLCVVAILIRVDPLNHAMMFTAQYLGGVAYAGQAVFFSWANVICHNDIQERAIVLASMNMFSGAVNAWWSLLFYSATQVPRFKEGAYALIATSIGSAIMSVIIRVLQVREVKHRLNNLSTQLNYIDANTAISDDGEDDENIYLEYPSLPSPSRAIKQ
- the MNN11 gene encoding alpha-1,6-mannosyltransferase (Syntenic homolog of Ashbya gossypii AEL142W; Syntenic homolog of Saccharomyces cerevisiae YJL183W (MNN11)), which translates into the protein MPYKPISKPISARDGIGRRLYKLRLALLSKKRRNLQFTLGGILAGIGLVLYLISNIVLGTTPPVAQPPAKHGYYFYEIELQKPYIFPEVNHINVLRQMGLNQLFVRRIDEHGNSFYIYKENDPPLTEKNRKENSEATIVKKMFLDTGKKTYKKVVGHPEVVIVSLVDFERYDKDTVTRIIKNRYDYAYRQQYGIYVRWAQEFIPMVQQQTIDQSYEYMKPLIMRAAMHAFPRAKYFWFIDQEGLIMNMDFSLEKHLLSEKVFKNIVLKGVPVIKDSTILTHRELPMSNVKMIIPHTPNGQIETNSFIITPSLYGKAFLDYLSDPLIRNYKWEHFGDSVGHMLQWHPKMLSRTALIKPKVISAVYDPADKNSDQKKPEDIENSATYTDDDVVILFKGCRERGTCPAEIAEFYEKY
- the RBH1 gene encoding Rbh1p (Syntenic homolog of Ashbya gossypii AEL141W; Non-syntenic homolog of Saccharomyces cerevisiae YJR030C and Syntenic homolog of Saccharomyces cerevisiae YJL181W) — encoded protein: MQIERLISLEPIHYQVLLSLRKFLCSVNHQVSQVCPVSRFNQALDLLVDQIQLVLFQHRQLEKYIGNRVIDKDKLNVYMQRKLLGLEKCGMILNSCLDLLFGRTLGYHPLSLNLMMMEFVLKIYSNLRQLAEVINCQRIDNMLYRFECQLVKTWNYVSGTRLLFDNVRDLHSPNFDFISPPLLKINQIAKRGFFRLSIPVLNYEHLLVDVCQLHSGELVVFKILEQQLPYSVGNSSKLLSDLIEGIVNVSSIGRSLLFYPVRKADFNIVREIENGFELQLCKRSNLRLQLVSLNSHEWSKFWRNNLILLFDNTWTAVPMQSTLACTKNTSHVLQKFRLKHEKLHRLCPPGCIGLGLELPFSPRPQIASGGISEITVPFYELQLANLSQTLLASSTSSLEECSINTSALSINLAYNNYATMSDSEPEGC
- the ATP12 gene encoding ATP synthase complex assembly protein ATP12 (Syntenic homolog of Ashbya gossypii AEL140C; Syntenic homolog of Saccharomyces cerevisiae YJL180C (ATP12)), whose amino-acid sequence is MQRKLVRYALATGRSLHSCRRLGNSLGIDRSAENNLKTETNRLSKTLTKFWETVGLETVDGQVTVQIDNKPIRTPLGNPLRVSSNRRTLAHMLRDEWANLPDLSIKPHSLPLTSIVSRCIDLAQASEAGTDPDVVAKVGGDRTVVCEMLLRYLDTDTLLCLSPKAEYEGRLRKAQEKMYIPIISRVEQLLGKFSEEPIRLQLLDADIHGLTGNKQTEAVRTAARNYLKQLDVWDVAVFEKTVLTTKSFICGMLLLENKSSTKSEMLPITMEEIAQAATLETIYQVEKWGEVEDTHDVEKRDIRRNINAAAMVAYKE
- the PFD1 gene encoding prefolding complex chaperone subunit (Syntenic homolog of Ashbya gossypii AEL139W; Syntenic homolog of Saccharomyces cerevisiae YJL179W (PFD1)) — protein: MSSNDKLIQEIAAGVRSAKAELDLVVAHLNQMQSRKELAQITSKELASYPVDDIWRSCGKMFMLQKKDTYTEELKKDETAIDGQISALKVKKHYLETTAHNAMEALQKAVQQK
- the ATG27 gene encoding Atg27p (Syntenic homolog of Ashbya gossypii AEL138C; Syntenic homolog of Saccharomyces cerevisiae YJL178C (ATG27)) — translated: MRYSVIALLCVALAQTADCIDCLKTLSRYNVDRIVEGYTDTETPPSSTRELIWIDLCSTHEDKKPKECDDGSIFCYRKEVKLQDTEPVVTEVINFSNNNDIKITTSQDAFSVYFPAVQWGAQAVEAHLNFVCNEKEGGGEVQVVKWDKPNSLSIDISGPSSCFKKDNTASPKHGGFGSWILWLFLYAILFTVIYLLVVSYLNTRNGSLQDFREEFTDRSGNLLTSLPDFARELVGKVVNSNSSSRGGYSAV
- the RPL17B gene encoding 60S ribosomal protein uL22 (Syntenic homolog of Ashbya gossypii AEL137W; Syntenic homolog of Saccharomyces cerevisiae YKL180W (RPL17A) and YJL177W (RPL17B)) — its product is MARYGATSTNPAKSASARGSYLRVSFKNTRETAQAISGWNLQKAQKYLEQVLDHQRAIPFRRYNSSIGRTAQGKEFGVTKARWPAKSVKFIQGLLQNAASNAEVKGLDATKLYVSHIQVNHAPKQRRRTFRAHGRINKYESMPSHIELVLTEKEEAVEKATEKKVVRLSSRQRGRLANQKRITA